A single region of the Metarhizium brunneum chromosome 6, complete sequence genome encodes:
- the ltmG gene encoding Geranylgeranyl pyrophosphate synthase ltmG, translating to MATTTTTTLETIRPQDMTCWSQATPPRSNGNTTYLEDKVLTAPLDYLRESPGKDIRGGLTNAFNQFLCVPEEKVTVIKRIIDLLHNASLLIDDIQDSSKLRRGVPVAHSIFGIAQTINSANLAYFMAQKELDQLTNPRAYAIFTEELVNLHRGQGMELHWRDSLHCPTEQEYMRMIQNKTGGLFRLAIRLMQGESSSKRDFVPLVETLGALFQIRDDYQNLQSDVYSKNKGYCEDISEGKFSYPIIHSIRSRPGDLRLLNILKQRSEDPMVKEYAVGYIESTGSFVYSRQKIESLLQQAKAQLADLENGTNRGEKMRAILKMLELK from the exons atggccaccaccaccaccaccacattGGAAACCATTCGTCCTCAGGATATGACATGTTGGTCGCAAGCCACCCCTCCGCGCTCCAATGGAAACACCACATACCTAGAAGACAAG GTTCTGACTGCACCTCTGGATTATTTGCGAGAGTCGCCCGGAAAAGATATCCGTGGCGGCTTAACGAACGCATTCAACCAGTTCCTTTGCGTCCCAGAGGAAAAGGTCACTGTGATAAAACGCATCATTGATCTACTCCACAACGCCTCTCTGCT CATTGACGATATTCAGGACTCGTCCAAACTACGACGGGGCGTCCCCGTTGCCCACAGCATCTTTGGCATTGCGCAGACCATAAACTCCGCCAACCTAGCCTACTTCATGGCCCAAAAAGAGTTGGACCAGCTCACGAACCCGCGCGCAtatgccatcttcaccgaGGAGCTAGTCAACCTACACCGCGGCCAAGGCATGGAGCTTCACTGGCGAGACTCGCTACACTGCCCAACCGAGCAAGAGTACATGCGCATGATTCAAAACAAAACCGGGGGCCTGTTCCGCCTCGCGATCCGGCTGATGCAGGGTGAAAGCTCCAGCAAACGCGACTTCGTCCCGCTGGTAGAGACTCTCGGAGCCCTGTTTCAGATTCGGGACGACTATCAAAACTTGCAAAGTGACGTGTATTCAAAGAATAAGGGCTACTGCGAGGACATATCTGAAGGCAAATTCTCGTATCCCATTATTCATAGTATTCGATCGCGCCCGGGGGATCTGCGACTGCTGAATATTTTGAAGCAGCGCAGTGAGGATCCCATGGTGAAGGAGTACGCGGTTGGATATATAGAGTCTACGGGAAGTTTTGTCTACTCGCGACAAAAGATTGAGTCTTTGCTtcagcaggccaaggcgcAGTTGGCGGATTTGGAAAATGGTACAAACCGTGGAGAGAAGATGCGGGCAATTCTCAAGATGTTGGAGTTGAAATAA